From Toxorhynchites rutilus septentrionalis strain SRP chromosome 2, ASM2978413v1, whole genome shotgun sequence, a single genomic window includes:
- the LOC129766973 gene encoding uncharacterized protein K02A2.6-like has translation MERDSEMQSVPVSNNIPAHPLPTDALILQILQQLQQQQQVTNQLLHNQQQVHEQQRAFISQQENALRNIQVQVPTNTEVILDSLASNVKEFRYDVESNITFSSWFSRYEDLFSQDASRLDDPAKVRLLMRKLGIAEHERYSSFILPKTSQEFSFAGTVAKLRGLFGAAESIFSKRYRCLQVSKKSTEDFVTYACRINKNCVEFELGALTEEQFKGLIFVCGLKSEADAEIRTRLLSRIEEKDDVTLEQLSAECQRLINLRHDTALIEESSRDVHAIRKKRFQRRPRMKQDSSSSQSSPGERKKEPPSPCWYCGMMHYTRDCKYKTHQCSECRHYGHKEGYCASSKKSRRRQTHRNMRNVTVETKTVKVSVNSVRGRRKFVSVEINSVPVRLQFDSASDISVISTETWKHLGEPPVRTSSVTAKTASGDPLQLLSEFDCSVMINGVTKVCTVFVVAQDLHILGLDLVETFQLDTLPMNVLCRQVSDSRSYADRLKQTYPSVFSTSLGYCTKVTIKLDLKPGQNPVFRPKRPVAYAMYQAVDEELDRLERLKIIEPIDYSEWAAPIVVVRKANGNIRICGDYSTGLNNALQPHQYPLPLPQDIFIKLAHCKIFSIIDMSESYLQVGVDESSSMLLTINTHRGLYKVNRLAPGVKAAPGAFQQLVDTMLTGLKHTSGYIDDIVVGGETEEEHWTNLNALFQRLQEFGFTVRIEKCSFGRQQIKYLGHLLDQHGVRPDPAKIDAITRMPAPTNVSEVRSFLGAINFYGKFVQNMRALRHPLDELLKAGVKFDWTSQCQGAFDKFKDILSSDLLLTHYNPKLEIIVSADASSVGLGATISHRFPDGSIKIVQHASRALAPAERNYSQPDREGLAIIFAVTKFHRMLFGRKFLLQTDHAPLLRIFGSKKGIPVYTANRLQRWALILLMYDFTMEYVATDKFGHADVLSRLINNHVKPDEDYVIASVTMEDDVRSVAFDPFNVLPINFREEQQGTRTDPVLKKVYRYIQIGWPKSLPRNADRELQRFHNRHESLTTVQGCILFGDRLVIPSQLRKRCLDELHRGHPGIQRMKALSRSYVYWPLLDSDITDCVKACTQCALAAKSPPVALPVPWPKSTSPWQRVHVDYAGPINGDYYLLAVDSYSKWPEVVQTSRITSAATIRILRKIFARLGMPDTLVSDNGTQFTSSDFAQFCTSNGIDHVTTAPFHPQSNGQVERFVDTFKRAIKKAHEGRSSVEEAIDMFLLAYRSTPNWSAPNGFSPSELMFGRRIRTCLELLRPPAEQSSSPPPTKPKRSFNCSEPVYVKLYSKNAWNWVPGTVLEKVGRVMYNVWTDGSRLVRSHVNQMRSRTSSSSIEGSGKPPSARHKTLPVSILLDTWGTPTTSTDIAPSPSPSLSPPMIPMSPVVSPSQESSSSSSTSSNFESAATSTPTIQLPRRSSRPRRPPERLNLYR, from the coding sequence ATGGAGAGAGATTCGGAGATGCAATCCGTTCCCGTTTCAAACAACATCCCCGCGCACCCGCTGCCGACAGACGCGCTCATCCTCCAGATACTACAGCAGcttcaacaacagcaacaagtcACCAACCAGCTCCTCCACAATCAGCAGCAGGTCCACGAGCAGCAACGTGCATTCATCAGCCAGCAGGAAAATGCCCTCCGAAACATTCAAGTTCAGGTACCAACAAACACAGAAGTGATCCTCGATTCGCTAGCGAGCAACGTGAAGGAATTCCGCTATGACGTTGAAAGCAACATAACCTTTTCATCGTGGTTCTCGCGCTATGAGGATTTGTTCTCGCAAGATGCATCCCGTTTAGATGATCCAGCTAAAGTGCGGTTGTTAATGCGGAAGCTCGGCATAGCGGAGCACGAACGATACAGCAGTTTCATACTACCGAAAACTTCCCAGGAGTTCTCCTTCGCCGGTACGGTAGCCAAACTTAGGGGCTTGTTTGGGGCTGCTGAGTCAATTTTCAGCAAACGTTATCGTTGTCTGCAGGTTTCCAAGAAATCGACGGAAGACTTTGTGACATACGCCTgccgaataaataaaaattgtgtCGAGTTCGAGCTTGGTGCCCTAACGGAAGAGCAGTTTAAGGGCTTAATTTTTGTATGCGGATTGAAGTCGGAAGCAGACGCAGAGATTCGGACGCGACTCTTGTCTCGGATCGAGGAGAAAGATGACGTGACTCTCGAACAACTATCCGCAGAATGCCAACGTCTTATCAATCTACGTCACGACACGGCGTTGATTGAGGAATCTAGCAGGGATGTGCACGCAATCAGGAAGAAGCGGTTCCAGAGACGGCCAAGAATGAAACAGGATAGCTCCAGTTCACAATCATCACCGGGAGAAAGGAAGAAGGAACCACCAAGTCCGTGTTGGTACTGCGGCATGATGCACTACACCCGGGACTGTAAATACAAAACACATCAGTGCTCGGAGTGTAGGCATTACGGACATAAAGAGGGTTATTGCGCGAGTTCTAAGAAGTCCCGACGTAGGCAAACGCATAGAAATATGCGCAACGTTACGGTTGAAACCAAAACCGTTAAGGTGTCTGTGAACAGCGTGCGCGGAAGAAGGAAGTTTGTATCAGTCGAGATCAACAGCGTTCCAGTCCGGTTGCAGTTCGATTCAGCATCGGACATCAGCGTTATTTCGACTGAGACATGGAAGCATCTCGGAGAACCACCTGTCCGCACATCATCAGTGACCGCCAAAACTGCATCAGGCGATCCTCTACAACTATTGTCTGAGTTCGATTGCTCGGTAATGATCAACGGTGTAACGAAAGTTTGCACGGTCTTCGTCGTGGCACAGGATCTCCACATTCTCGGACTAGATCTAGTGGAAACATTCCAGCTGGATACACTGCCGATGAACGTCCTTTGTCGTCAAGTCAGCGATTCCAGATCCTATGCTGATCGCCTCAAGCAGACCTACCCATCCGTTTTCAGCACCAGTTTGGGATATTGCACTAAGGTCACCATCAAACTGGACCTCAAGCCTGGTCAAAACCCGGTTTTCCGTCCGAAGAGACCTGTGGCATACGCCATGTACCAGGCCGTCGACGAGGAGCTTGATCGACTCGAGCGTTTGAAGATTATCGAACCAATCGACTACTCGGAGTGGGCCGCTCCGATCGTTGTCGTTCGCAAAGCCAACGGAAACATACGGATATGCGGCGATTACTCTACAGGACTGAACAATGCACTCCAACCGCATCAATATCCGTTGCCGTTGCCGCAGGACATTTTCATCAAGCTCGCACACTGCAAGATCTTCAGCATTATTGATATGTCGGAATCATACTTGCAGGTCGGAGTCGACGAATCTTCTAGCATGCTTCTTACTATCAACACCCACCGAGGTCTCTACAAGGTAAATCGTCTCGCACCTGGCGTAAAAGCTGCTCCAGGAGCATTCCAGCAACTAGTGGACACCATGTTGACTGGCCTCAAGCACACTTCCGGTTACATCGATGACATCGTGGTTGGTGGTGAAACGGAAGAGGAGCACTGGACGAACCTCAATGCCCTGTTCCAGCGTCTACAGGAATTCGGATTCACCGTTCGAATCGAGAAGTGCTCGTTCGGACGGCAGCAAATCAAATATCTCGGACATCTTCTGGACCAGCACGGCGTTCGACCTGATCCAGCCAAGATCGATGCCATCACACGCATGCCTGCTCCAACCAACGTCTCAGAGGTGAGATCGTTCCTCGGTGCAATCAATTTTTATGGCAAATTTGTCCAAAATATGCGCGCTCTTCGCCATCCATTGGACGAATTGCTGAAAGCAGGTGTCAAATTCGACTGGACATCGCAGTGCCAGGGAGCGTTTGATAAATTCAAAGACATCCTCTCGTCCGATTTGCTACTCACACATTACAATCCGAAACTGGAGATAATAGTTTCGGCTGATGCATCGTCAGTCGGCCTCGGGGCAACTATCAGCCACCGGTTCCCCGATGGCTCGATAAAAATTGTACAGCATGCCTCCAGAGCCTTAGCACCCGCTGAGCGCAACTATAGCCAACCAGATAGAGAAGGCTTGGCTATAATCTTCGCTGTAACAAAATTTCACCGCATGCTCTTCGGTCGAAAATTCCTCCTTCAAACGGATCACGCTCCATTGCTGCGGATATTCGGAAGCAAGAAAGGGATACCAGTATATACCGCCAACCGGCTCCAACGCTGGGCTTTAATCCTACTAATGTATGATTTCACAATGGAGTATGTAGCCACTGATAAGTTTGGCCATGCAGACGTTCTTTCGCGCCTAATAAATAATCACGTGAAGCCTGACGAGGATTACGTCATAGCATCTGTCACCATGGAAGATGACGTCAGGTCAGTAGCGTTCGATCCTTTTAATGTGTTACCTATCAATTTTAGAGAGGAGCAACAAGGCACCCGCACGGATCCGGTGCTCAAGAAGGTCTACCGGTACATCCAAATTGGATGGCCTAAAAGTTTGCCCCGTAACGCCGATCGAGAGCTCCAACGTTTCCACAATCGACACGAGTCTCTGACCACGGTTCAAGGCTGCATTTTATTCGGCGACAGGCTCGTTATTCCATCCCAGCTGCGTAAGCGATGCCTCGACGAGCTCCATCGTGGTCATCCGGGCATACAGCGGATGAAAGCACTCTCCCGCAGTTACGTGTATTGGCCATTGCTCGACAGTGATATTACCGACTGCGTGAAAGCTTGTACACAGTGTGCTTTGGCGGCGAAATCACCGCCAGTAGCTCTACCAGTACCCTGGCCTAAGTCCACGAGTCCATGGCAACGGGTCCACGTTGATTACGCTGGTCCCATCAATGGCGACTACTATTTGCTCGCTGTGGACTCCTATTCGAAATGGCCAGAAGTTGTTCAGACAAGTCGCATAACCAGCGCAGCGACCATCCGCATTCTCCGCAAGATATTTGCTCGTCTAGGGATGCCGGACACATTGGTGTCAGACAATGGCACCCAATTCACCAGCTCTGATTTCGCTCAGTTCTGCACCAGCAATGGTATAGACCACGTGACTACCGCCCCGTTCCACCCACAATCAAATGGTCAGGTGGAACGTTTCGTGGATACGTTTAAGAGAGCGATCAAAAAGGCTCACGAGGGGAGAAGTTCGGTAGAAGAAGCAATCGACATGTTTCTGCTAGCGTATCGAAGTACGCCAAACTGGTCAGCACCAAATGGCTTTTCGCCTTCGGAACTAATGTTCGGTCGGCGCATACGTACGTGCCTCGAATTACTACGTCCTCCTGCAGAACAATCATCATCGCCTCCACCTACCAAACCGAAGCGATCCTTCAACTGTAGTGAACCAGTGTACGTCAAATTGTACTCTAAAAACGCCTGGAATTGGGTACCAGGCACAGTTCTCGAGAAAGTGGGACGAGTAATGTACAACGTTTGGACTGATGGGAGTCGTCTAGTCCGGTCTCACGTTAACCAGATGAGAAGCCGAACATCATCCAGCTCTATCGAAGGTTCCGGTAAACCGCCGTCAGCCAGACATAAAACCTTGCCCGTAAGCATTCTCTTGGACACTTGGGGCACACCAACGACTTCGACTGATATAGCACCTTCGCCATCGCCATCGCTATCACCACCCATGATTCCAATGAGTCCAGTCGTCAGTCCTAGTCAGGAGTCCTCATCATCTTCATCGACGTCTTCCAACTTCGAATCAGCTGCAACTAGTACACCAACGATACAGCTTCCACGGCGCTCTTCTAGGCCTAGAAGACCACCTGAACGGCTTAACCTGTATCGATGA